A stretch of the Zeugodacus cucurbitae isolate PBARC_wt_2022May chromosome 6, idZeuCucr1.2, whole genome shotgun sequence genome encodes the following:
- the LOC105215630 gene encoding ribose-5-phosphate isomerase gives MTRTPVLRLLKIADYNCNFHKFSRKSLSSCSKTIPQTSTVTPTNMSLNEAKRIAAHRAVDEWVKTNTVVGIGSGSTVVFAVERLAERVRNEGLEVICVPTSFQARQLIVENNLILGDLDRNPKLAVAIDGADEVDRQMVLIKGGGGCLLQEKIVASCAEKLIIIADYTKNSEHLGDQYKKGIPIEVVPMAYVPIRERIAAKYGGELKLRMAVAKAGPCVTDNGNFILDWHFKQNCDCDWAKVNNELLQIPGVVETGLFVNMATKAYFGMNDGSVKTQDK, from the coding sequence ATGACAAGAACGCCAGTGTTACGTTTACTGAAAATAGCTGACTACAATTGTAATTTCCACAAATTCAGCAGAAAATCATTAAGCAGCTGCTCTAAAACAATCCCGCAAACGTCCACCGTAACTCCTACAAATATGTCATTGAACGAAGCAAAACGTATTGCTGCACATCGCGCCGTCGACGAATGGGTGAAGACAAACACAGTCGTAGGTATTGGAAGTGGTTCCACAGTAGTATTTGCTGTGGAGCGCCTGGCTGAACGTGTGCGAAATGAAGGTTTAGAGGTCATATGTGTGCCAACCAGCTTTCAAGCACGTCAGCTAATTGTGGAGAACAACTTGATACTCGGCGATCTTGATCGCAATCCTAAACTGGCAGTGGCAATCGATGGCGCCGACGAAGTGGATCGGCAGATGGTACTCATAAAAGGTGGCGGCGGTTGTCTACTGCAGGAAAAGATAGTGGCATCATGCGCAGAGAAGTTGATAATAATTGCAGATTATACGAAAAATTCGGAACATTTGGGCGATCAGTACAAGAAGGGTATACCCATTGAGGTGGTGCCAATGGCTTATGTACCGATTAGAGAACGCATTGCTGCTAAATATGGTGGAGAGCTTAAACTACGCATGGCAGTAGCTAAGGCTGGACCTTGCGTAACCGATAATGGCAATTTCATACTCGACTGGCACTTCAAACAAAACTGCGACTGTGACTGGGCAAAGGTTAACAACGAACTGCTACAAATTCCCGGCGTTGTTGAAACGGGTTTATTTGTGAATATGGCAACAAAAGCTTATTTCGGTATGAATGATGGTAGCGTTAAGACACAGGACAAATAA
- the LOC128922774 gene encoding uncharacterized protein LOC128922774 has product MRRRRNMPPIPTAQHDVTEKALTPATTPTSALLSQLTVAEVMAVTVALANGLIGIIDEMLGYAKMCGRLRHNKYTTYALLKRNSGSCICLFGNRVLMTSTIFFSNEEELPYTLRCKEQ; this is encoded by the exons ATGAGAAGACGGCGCAATATGCCGCCCATTCCCACAGCACAACATGACGTAACGGAGAAAGCACTCACGCCAGCAACAACGCCTACGTCAGCGTTACTATCTCAGTTAACCGTCGCCGAAGTTATGGCCGTTACTGTGGCGTTGGCGAACGGGTTGATTGGCATTATTGACGAAATGCTTGGATATGCCAAAATGTGTGGGCGGCTGCGACACAATAAATATACTACTTATGCACTACTCAAGCGCAATTCGGGGAG TTGCATTTGCCTATTCGGAAATCGTGTTTTGATGACATCAACGATTTTTTTTAGTAACGAAGAAGAACTTCCATATACGCTTCGATGTaaagaacaataa